The nucleotide sequence ctgacgctgattgacaggtttccgtgtaacgtgttggaaatgcaGTTGCAAATGGATTAGAGATTGCGTTTGAATTTTGGCCAGATTGACACGCtacgcagagaaagtgaaaaagcaaacgtggtcattgattttgctgtttaaatatggcaggctcatgacttgtaagacatgggaaatacaaatgcaaatggacttttcttttttatttgaaatttggcagtcagtgtgcattcacgaaggcgaaacaggaaacggtaatgcaaagtttggaactgcatttgaattatggcacactttgtgcatccacatatgggaaacgcaattgcaaatgtaatttgcaattccttttgaatattgtccgggatatcGCTCCATAATAAGGTAAATGTCAGAGTTTGTTATGCAGTTAGTAATTACATGCatattttacagtgtagaatttattgttaaatgtattttttgttgcTTGAGCTTAACACTTATAGTATACTTCTTTGTAGCAATCACACAGTTCTTAGCCTTTGCTGTGACAGCTTTAATGAACTAATTAGGTTTAATTAGCTAATACAGTAAGTTACATCCAAATTACAACTGTTTATGCCTGTCTCTGATCAGACATTAGTATATGTTATTAGTTTTTAATGTGTGCGGGTGAAACATTTACCATATACTGATAAAAATAATGCTGATATAAACGAGTGAAAACTGTGTAGAATGTACTCCGTTCTACAACAAAGGAGAGCGAATAGGATTCAGCCCTGTGTAAATACCATCCTGTTCAGAAAGTAAGTTTAAAGctaaaatttaaaactaaacagTCAGCAAATGTATTGGAGTCGAGCACTGACAGCGTTGTTTTATTTTCCAGGCCATGTACGTGTTCCTCCACACAGTGAAGGGGACTCCGTTTGAGACGCCAGACCAGGGCAAAGCCCGGCTGCTCACTCACTGGGAACAGATGGATAACGGCATCCAGTTCACATCCTCAAGAAAATTTCTCACCATTTCCCCCATAGTGCTGTGAGTTAGCCGTTAGCCTACTTGTGAGCTTTGTGAGAAACTCAGCATCTGGGTGTAACAGGTTGCATTAGGATGTTagtataaaatttaaaacaaatgcaggTACAATGCGGGGAAAAATGGCTGAagctaaaatttaatttatctaAAGAGTGAATGCTTCAGATTttatttgcaatattttaaatgttaataatgaaaaaagtgagaaattaAGCTTGCTAGTGCGTGTTTATTTAGGACAATAACAAACGTACAAAGCAGGTGGGGCAATTCTACTGCATAGTTGAGGtcttttattccatttttttaaatttggtaATTAATGACTATCAATTAAGGAGTTACATTTGAAATTGTGGTACTCGCCTGAAACAAATTACTTCAAAGTATTTCTTACAGTATAACAGAGACAAGCTCCTGCTTCCTCTCCCCCTATTTTTCTTTAGCATGAGAAAAATGCGGCTTGTCATGTTTTTGAGAAACAAAGTGCTGACTGGAAAGTCTGTGAATTAGCTCcttgtgtaaaaacaataacGTGTTAGAATGATTAGGggatttgtttttctgttgaGGCAATACCTTATCAATCATATTGAAGAATTTAAAGGTCCCGCATTGTACTGCTTCTTATAACAAGTTAAATACTGTGTGTGAGAAATAGAGATGGGAgaaaaatcgattcagttatgGATCACGTTTCTTTTGTTTGAGGATTCTTGTATAACCAAATTGACTCCAAAGTCAATATACATTTATCGAATAAGCCATTAAATAAATCAGCTTATCAGACTAATTTACAGTGGATGTAACCAATTCTGCCTTTCTCTCCAAACTCTGCAagtgaattagtctcaaacTCACTCATTAAACACTCTTACACCAGTCTTAAAATCCCACGAGCGCTATTTAGTCTCAAAACATGCGCATTAGAAATCATGCATGCTCACAATAAGCCATCTGCAGTAAAaagtatgtttttaatttttataatttatttagtttgaagttaaatgttaaactttagTATTTGAATTTAGTTTGTATCGTTTAAAcgctatttttctatttttggatttttaagtgagaaaactcaTGCTATAAAGAAtgaattagatttaattacTTTAATGTTCAGTTAACTTGTAAAGCCAACGTATAAACTTTTTTGTGGTATTTTTAAGGTTCAAAGacaaaattataacaaaatcagaagaaaaaactaattgtgttgaattaatatattaataaagtaGGTATCGTATAGTGATTCCTATCTTTAGCGTTAATGCGTCAGCTTAGACACCCCTCAGATAATTTTTCAAACCTCAAAGCCTCATTATTTTACTTAACAAATGCACCGTCAGTGTctgtgtaaatgagctactgctgagtcATGACCTCCAGAGAACAGCAAAGCGGAGCAACAAACCAGGGGAGGGGCTTGTTCTTATGAGGTCACACAGGGGTTTgttggtacacacacacacacacacacacacacacaggagatcCATCTACATACACCAAAAAAGCTAAAAAGTCAATCGTGCTttggtagattttttttatttgcttttaaaaatttgGAGGATAGTACAAGATAAACATGTACAACCATAAAGTTTCCTCCTTGTACTCACAGGTTATACATTCCCActtagttttaatattaatataatcatataattacctgttgatgtttttttttgttgtcctcTTTTAGATACATGCTGGCCAGCTTTTACACCAAATATGACGCCACCCACTTCCTGATCAACACAATCTCCCTTCTTAGTGTCCTCCTGCCCAAGCTGCCGCAGTTCCATGGGGTGCGTCTTTTTGGAATCAATAAATACTGAAGCGCCGACGTCAGAAGGTTAAAGGGAACAGGAGTGAAGAAAACCAGTTTCTGCCTcttggttaaatttttttttatacaagctGATGGTAAAAAAGCAGCACAGAACTGAACTTCGAAGACTTTGAGGAAAGGGACTTGCGgcaattaatgtttttttgtggttgtttcctttaaaaaaaattttttttatttctctggaAATCCATTCCAGACCATGAATTTACTTTGCATACAGGtgaactttatatttatttattcatttagtatAGAAACCTTTATGCAAATGATACAGTGAGGCAGAATACGGTAACTGAGCTGATAGCCACAACCCCTACCTCCCGAGTCACAAATTCAGTGAGTCGAATGATTAATGATAATCGTCTGATATCTGTAACAGTAATGCACAATAATATAGTAACATCAAGACTGGGAACCAGACCTGCAAGatccattaaaaaaagatcTGGGAAGGgggtattttaatttttttaagtttatcaaCTTGGGAGTGTATACTGCTGCTGCTTCATGAGGCAGGTGTTGTGAGTGACACTGTGCAACATCCATTCGCTTATGTTTAGTAAATGCCTCATTCTAGTCAGGATCCCAGTTTAAAGTTAGACATTCATTAATATTTTGCCAAATAGAGCCTGTTGGGTTTATTGGATGACATCACATGTATGTGCAAAGAAGGAATTTGTGAGATTGGTCAGGCCTTCTGTAGGAAAGAGTGAAATTGGTCAGAACTTTTGTAGGTAGTGTGGGATCGTTTAAATTTGTCAAAAAAGGAATGGCGGAAGGCCGAGGAATGGTAAAAATTTCTGTTGGAGGGCAGTGGGGTTGGTTTAGCTTTCTGTGGTCCTATGCGACTACTCTTGGTTGAAAGTCTTCGAGGAGCAAGCAGGATTGGTTGAATTTTCCTCCAGAATAAACAAGATTGGGCATGACGCACCCCAGTAGCAGATGGGATTGATTGAACTTTCTGTGGAAGTGATCAGACGGGGTCGGGTCAGATGTCTTTCAGGAGCGGGTGAGGtcgggtcaaaattctgtgttctTCAAGTGGGATACATTCACGTACAGTACTGTGCCAAAGTCTTAAGCCAATGtcattaaaaacacaataaaatctGACTTTTTGCACGCAAAATGACGAGAGATAGTTCAAGACATTTGCAAAGTACTATACACGTATGAAAGCAGTCCAGCGTACACGTCTAGATTAGTATTCACATGTTTCCCCAAACTTAAGAGGAGACTATCTGCAcagtccatctctctctctctctctggtcagAATGATCAGGATACTGCACACTCCCAGTCTGAGTGTTTATGTTTGAGTGATGTAAGGCCCACTGCAGGCGGTGTGTGCTTTATTATTAGAATATAAAAGTATGTTGTCTTGACATTGCTGTCCAATTCCACATTCCTGAACCTGAATTCTCTCCTTCTCAAAAAGGCCTGTTAAATCACAATAGGCACTTCACAATAAATGTTAGACAATAAGAAGTGATTCAttaatttcaatatatatatttttttttttaactgtcagTGCTATATATTTAACCCAGCTCTCATCTTTTGGAAACCTTAATTTGTTTCACCTTTGATGTGCCTTGTTTTATCTCATGTTTTTCATTTACCtttatgtgtataaatattatataaatgttatacgTCAGGACTACTTTTGAGTATCGGTTGTAATTCTGGAGGATGTTGTTGCAGGAACAATCGAACGATGTTGAAACTCTTGTTTGCAGCAAACTCTAGAATTCGTATCATTCTACAGCGACGGTTCTTAAcggtaatgaaaaaaaaacatggtggtgTACTTTTCCCAGATACTACAGAATGTAATTTATTTGTAGCCATGAATGTATGGTCATGACGAATGATCACATGTCTGTTCACGTTTCTtgttcacatgttttttttttcatttaaagattaataatcatatttcttttcttttgattaGTTATCTACTAAGCTTAAGTATGGAGATtgaatgatgtactgtatgtaccatACTGTTGATTATAAATCCTCATATAACAGCATAACGTGTTTGTCGTCAATAAatactctctttattattattattatactacaACTGTCAGTTCTAACCGAGCAATCCGATTGGACAAGAGGTATTCCACAACTTGTGATAAGAGACCGTAACAGCACTGGACAATTACTACAATTACACTAACCGCCAGTCAAGCGTGGGTGAAATTCTGTACCACAGTACTAAGAGAAAGAGAAGCTAACTGC is from Clarias gariepinus isolate MV-2021 ecotype Netherlands chromosome 22, CGAR_prim_01v2, whole genome shotgun sequence and encodes:
- the ormdl2 gene encoding ORM1-like protein 2 gives rise to the protein MNVGVAHSEVNPNTRVMNSRGIWLTYLLLTVVLHIVLLSIPFVSVPIVWTLTNVIHNLAMYVFLHTVKGTPFETPDQGKARLLTHWEQMDNGIQFTSSRKFLTISPIVLYMLASFYTKYDATHFLINTISLLSVLLPKLPQFHGVRLFGINKY